A window of the Saccharomyces eubayanus strain FM1318 chromosome II, whole genome shotgun sequence genome harbors these coding sequences:
- the ATG8 gene encoding ubiquitin-like protein ATG8 → MKSTFKSEYPFEKRKAESERIAERFKNRIPVICEKAEKSDIPEIDKRKYLVPADLTVGQFVYVIRKRIMLPPEKAIFIFVNDTLPPTAALMSAIYQEHKDKDGFLYVTYSGENTFGW, encoded by the coding sequence ATGAAGTCTACGTTCAAATCTGAGTACCCGTTCGAAAAGAGGAAGGCCGAATCCGAAAGAATCGCCGAGAGATTTAAGAATAGGATACCTGTGATTTGCGAAAAAGCTGAGAAGTCTGATATTCCAGAGATTGATAAGCGTAAGTACCTAGTTCCTGCTGATCTTACCGTCGGGcaatttgtttatgttaTCAGGAAGAGAATAATGCTTCCCCCTGAAAAGGccatctttatttttgttaatGACACTTTGCCTCCCACTGCGGCGCTGATGTCTGCTATATATCAAGAACACAAGGATAAGGATGGGTTTCTGTACGTGACTTACTCTGGAGAAAACACTTTTGGTTGGTAG